The region GAGAACGGGTACGTGTAGTTACTCATTGATTCACATTTTAATTCTTTGAACTTCATATCACTCTGTTCCAAGATTTACTCGCTCAGTTATGTGAGGCAACGTTCTGGCAAACAATTTTACTGTGTGGTAATTTGTATATGCTTAGGCATTCATGATACTTGTTGAACTTGCACGGTTTGGTAACTGCTTATAATAGCTTAAAACATTTGGCGCTTGTGGTCCCATGTGTCTATGTCTTCCAAAGTACcatattttgttaaattgaGGCATATCTGATATTTGTATTATGTCAACTGTTTTAGGAGAGCTTGAAGTACAGGTTGTTGGGTTCTGAAGGTGATATAGGCTCATGGGGCCATGAATATGTCAGGTGAGTGGCAGCAGAATGTATGCTAAAAGGGCAACAGTTTCCTATGGTTAAATCTTTTAGTTTGtatcaaattcttgtagtgatgTAATCTGTGGTGTAGAGTAATACCAAAGGAAAATAGTTTGAAGCCAATGTTGATTGGCCGTTTCACTTAACTCACTTTGcgtataatttatatatttttcatcattaatcCATTAATCTATGATCtattaatatgtttttttttggcTCATTTGATCTATTAGTATTTAGTACCCTATAAACTACAACTTTCCTTTGGCAGTGGGTGGGGCCTGGTAAATGAAGCCTTTTAATTTTGTGAGAAGTGTAGTATCggtattttaattcttgtgaaTTATGATTGTTGCTGTTGTAGCATTAGTTCTTGCAGTCTCCTATTGATCCCATTGATCTCACAAATCCAAACTTATCTTCAGCAAAAGTTTTGTAGACTTATAAATTGTCTATCGTGAAGCTACAGTCACATGTGCAGGCATTATTCTTTGATGTTTCTTCCCcgtattataattattattgttattattattattttctggAACTGTATATTGTTCATATTATATACGTGTGGTTATAACCAGCAGGAGTTgcattttttccccttttgtACATGCAATATCTGGTGGTACATGCTGCTGCATTAAGACTTGTTCATGACTCTTAACAGTGCATGAATTTGTTCTCCTATTGATGTGTCCTTATTGTGTTCTGCTTTGATGTGTTTGATTTCTGTTTTCTGTAACCCTTGGGAGGCTTTAACTTGTTTTTGACAGGAATTTAGCTGGAGAAATAGCACAGGAGTACACAAAACGGCAGGTTAGGATTTCTACTTCTGAATTGGTATATTTGGGTGTTTCTGCTTACAGGCTCACTTTTGAGTGGGTATTCTTCTGGACTGTGTGTATGTTGTGAGTGTCTTCTATGCTTAAATTATTAAGGATGTTGGTGATCTTTGTTCTTGTGTAATTTTCTTAATGTTTGTGCGTTTGGTACAAACTCCATGTTGGTAGTATTATGTAATCAACTTATTCATTCAGATAACTTagattttggcatttttttccccttttctttgGCACCTTTTAGTTTACATTAATACATGCTAGTTATGCATCATTTCTTATTGGctataaatttaagtatatCTGCTTAATTTTGCTTAAATATTTTCAGAGTGAAGAAGCTGCTATTGATGATTTAATGGAGCTTGTACAACAAATTGTTGCTTTTCACATGAAGGTATGACGACACATCTAACAGTTTTTTTGAGCAAACACCTGTTTACTACTAGGTGTCAGTTTGATATATCTCTGTTATACATATTCAGTCAAATTATAGCTTGGCAGAACATTTCATGGAAACTTATTTATAATCTTGTTTCTCCCTTACAGCACAATGCTGAATATGAAGCTGTAGATCTTTTAATGGAGGTATTATCTGTTTCCCATTTCTGCTTGTCTTTTCCTTGGTCTTTGAAACTATTCTGTACGAGATATCTTGAATAATTCCAGGTTGAAGACCTTGATTTGTTAGTGGAGCATGTGGACAGTACAAACTATAAAAGGACATGCCTCTATCTCACAAGTGCAGCAAGGTCGGTGAATCCTGAGAAATCAACTTTTTGGTTGCTTACCTTGAATGTCCGTCATCTTTTTTACCCTTTCAATTTCATGCTGTCTAAATTAGGCAGTTGTCTGCTGTagcttttttgtctttttttcccCCCCAAATTAGGACTTGGAACTTTGATCATATTACAGCCATAAAAGACCACTATGATGCAAATTAAGTTATTCTAATTCCTTGAAGCTACTTGGTCCATGATCACAGATTGGTTTAAGTGATTGTTAAAGCTTCTACATTGTAGTTAATACAAGTTCATAAAAGTTGAGTTATTGGAAccttaaggggcttttggtgaAATTTCtcacataaaattgaaaattgtaaAACTTGTGAATAAAGtggctgtttagttgtggaaaacaaccccattttttcagaaaaatactcCACAGAGAACCCAAAATTataaaacttgttcaaatacaaaaaatttccaaatagaaaatggagataTGGAAAAcgcggtttttcaaaattaaactgAACTTGCAAAACTTCATTTGaacacatttttcaaattttctatagaaaatgaaaactagagattttatagaaaatttgaaaatcatttttcacAACTAAACAGACCAAAAAATTTTCAAgtagaaaatggagatttggaaaacacAATTCTCCAAAATTGTACTAAACTTGGAATACTCTTAAATGGGTTTTCAaattttccttactaatttggagatttagagAAACGTAGTTCTCCATCCTAAGTCATCTCCATCTATCACTAACACAAATTACACAAGTTTCatgagtctctctctcttttgaaCATATGTTCCTATATTttagattggaaattagtttctGTACCTCTTAACATCTGaacatgttttttaaattttctatgaaaaatgaaagctagagattttatagaaaattggagattTGAAACTGGGGATCATTTTATACAACCTGAAAATCCCTCAAGTCTCTTGTCTTAATTGGAGTTACTTCTCAAAGAAGCATTTAACACCAAAAATGGTTAAGATGAACCTTAAATGAATTTCGGTTTCTTATAAAGACACTGATTTCTGTGTGGATATGCATGGATATGGATGGCTATGGGTTAGCTGCGGGGCAGGTTTGCCTTGACCCTACCCTGACCGAAATAGGAAAACTTCTCCCATACTTGACTCACGTTGTGTTGGCTTTTGTCCACAAAAATACCAtactaatttatttgtttttgtgctAGTTTTCATACTTGTTCTGTTCAAgttaaatgtgtttttatttgtgGGTTTGAATCAGGTATTTAATACTACATTTAAGTTAAATGGGTTTGGGTATGCTGGTTTGAGTTGGGTATTTAACATTAATACtcttattgataaaatattaaggataatttataaataaacatggGTTAGGCTCAGGAGAAAAAATGTTACACCAATATTGACCCTGATGTGCATGAGGCTTTACTAAAATCCCCATAACTAGCCTATACCTATAGCATGCAGTTAGTAAAGTTAATAACTCAAGCAGGAGGGTGGCAGGTTGATGCATATAGGTGCTATATTTTTGGCTCTTAAGTAGCCCTGCTACGCACAACAGCAGGTCTGATCATGTTTGCTTCTATATGCTAATATCAATATGTACCTAGgttatggttttgttttgtttttcttttttccgcATACAACTTCTTTTTGTGGTAGCAGATTACTCTTGCATAGAAGTTggcatttttcattttgttgaatGTTAGAAATTCAGAGAAGAGAAATGGGCTTTTTGTTTTCCtgttgaccaaaaaaaaaaaagttcctCAGTTCTGTTCCTTGATTGAACATGGTACTTGAACAATAGAGAATCTTTAGGATGAAAATGGCTAATTGTATTGTTTAGATGCTTCTGGTTTAAATTTTTGCCATTTGCAGTTCCATGGCATCTCTTCTGCCACCATATTGGCATCCTAATTACCTCCCCCCCCTGCTTGCTGACATTTTGTGTTTCAATATCTTGCACAGATATCTTCCTGGACCAGATGATATACTAGTTCTGGATATTGCATACACGATCTATCTAAAATTTCAAGAGGAAACTCTTGCACTCCAGATTGCTTTGTTCCTCGATAACATGCAGGTTTGCACTTCACTAGAGATGTCATTATTATGTTCTGCCTCTTGGCCTGCATAAAATAGATCACAGCATTGGAACAACTTTAGATTTGAGATTTGAAGTCTACTTGTATTGACTGGACATCTGGCATACTTTTAATGTTTGCAAAATAAGATAGGATGGTATGTGGACTTATCTTTGTGCTCAATTGTCCTTTAacccaagcatttcattatttaCCTTTGCAGTATGTGAAGCAAGTTTTTACATCCTGTGAGGATCTTCTGCGAAGGAAGCAATTTTGTTACATCCTTGCTCGACATGTGAGTCTTCCTATTCATACTTGTTCTATTCCTTCCCTATTTTGCTATTGATTTTACTCCTCTTTCCTGTTTAGTTTGCCAATAATCGAAACAGTGATGTGCTCACTATGTTCTCATAGTTTTCCCTTGATAAATCATGTatctattttgattttctctTTGGCTGTATCTTCTGGGTTCATTCCTGAGATAGCttctttaagaaaaatattatttaagctACTAGTCTAATCACATCAATGGTGTGTCTCCCGGTTCTTTATTTAGCCTCATTGCTGTAATATGATGTGGTGCTAGTGAAGAAATTTTTAATCTGCCTCATAACCTTTCTGCTGGGCATTACATCTCCAGATGCTTTGTCATCTCTATTGGACTATATCTCCATATTGAGTCTTGTTACTTGGTTGGAAACAATCAGTCATATAATTCTCCTtctattgcttttttttttcttttgtttttctggGTGCATGTTGATGGTACGGTTAGTGTATACATAGGTTGGATGCTATACACAGGTCTGTGCAAGTTGTGTGTTGCTAGGAACTTGTTTGTTGTCCAAATGGGAGATTAATCTGTGATTGGAAACCTGTGCTTTGAACTTTTTTCCCTTTGCAAGacatcaagccaatttttcgttTGGATTGATTGTATTTGCTAATTGAATTTCGTCCATATAGGGGGTAACTATTGAGCTTGATGAGGAGATGGTTGCAGACTATGAAGAAAGGGAGGCATTGCAAGAAATTATCAACAATACCAAGTTGAGTGAAGGTTATCTTACACTTGCACGTGATATAGAAGTTATGGAGCCCAAATCTCCTGAGGATATTTATAAGGTTTGAACTTCTTGATATCCATTCTATTTCTAGCTGTTGGTATAGTCTCTGATTCTGATAGTTATATTTACTGTTGTATGTTGCAAAGCACTGTAAGCACACTGCTCCTAATTGTTTTCTTTGCTAAATCTGGTATTCTTGCTTTGGGTTGACTAGGCACACTTGCTTGATGGCCGGGCTAGTGCTGGTGCAAGTGTTGATTCAGCTAGACAGAACTTGGCAGCTACATTTGTTAATGCATTTGTGAATGCTGGCTTTGGTCAGGTAAAATGATTTTTGAtctgaagaaaaaataatatattttaggtTGGGATTCATCTAAGCTCCTTATATTTTTGCAGGATAAATTAATGACAGTCCCATCAGAAGCATCCAGTGGTAGTTCATCTGGAAACTGGCTCTTTAAGAATAAAGAGCATGGAAAGACCAGTGCTGCAGCAAGTCTGGTAGGTTACTCTCCTCTATCACTCTATTTGTTGTGGCACAGTCTTTTACTGTCATCTTTTTTCCTCTTTGTAGGGTATGATTCTACTGTGGGATGTTGATTCTGGACTTGCCCAAATTGACAAGTATTTCCACAGTAATGACAACCATGTCATTGCGGGTGCATTGTTAGGAGTTGGTATTGTGAACTGTGGTATCAAGAATGACTGTGATCCTGTGAGTTCTACATAGAATTTTCTTTGTGAAATATCTTTTGACTCGTGTGTAATTAAGAATCATGATTTTCTTTTCTCAGGCTTTGGCCCTTCTTGCTGATTATATCGATAAAGAAGATTCTTCAATCAGAATTGGTGCAATAATGGGTCTGGGTCTTGCATATGCCGGTACCCAAAGTGAGCAGGTGAGTTTTGGGCCTTTCATTTGGTGGTTATTTGGGAGGGCATGCCAACAGTGTGATGGACATGATCAACCGTTTTTTAAATATGCTGTTACTTATTCCTCAACAATTTCTGTATGATATGCTTATTTCACATTAAATCTGATTAATCATGTTATCTATCAGATACGTAGTAAATTAACTCCCATTCTTGGAGATAGTGACGTACCCCTTGATGTGATTGCATTTACTGCAATCTCATTGGGCTTGGTGTATGTTGGTTCCTGTAATGAAGATGTTGCTCAGGCAATTATATTTGCATTGATGGACCGAAGTGACTCAGAATTGGGGGAGCCTCTTACTAGGCTTTTGCCTCTTGGACTTGGCCTACTATACCTTGGAAAGCAGGTAATTGAAAAATAACAAGCTATGAAGGctttcttctataattttatttgcaattttttgtttctttcaaattgTAACCTACATCCTTTTGGTATCTCCCAGAAATTGTTATTTTGTGACAACGGAATACCTTAGaacttataatttatattactaaaattttatttctttgaatCCCATGTGTTTAACAGGAAAGTGTGGAAGCTACTGCAGAGGTTTCAAAAACATTTAATGAGAAAATCAGGAAATATTGTGACATGACTCTACTTTCCTGTGCTTATGCTGGGACTGGGAATGTGCTCAAGGTGTTTACTCAAAGCCTTTCAGTTCCAAATAGAAGTTCactgtttgattttgatgaggTTGCTGACTGTCTATTTTCTGCAGGTTCAACACCTTCTGGGTCAATGTGCCCAACATCTTGAGAAGGGAGAAACTTACCAGGGACCTGCTGTACTTGGAATTGCTATGGTGGCAATGGCTGAAGAATTGGGCCTTGAAATGGCTATTCGCTCATTAGAGCATCTTTTACAGTATGGAGAGCAGAATATCCGCCGGGCAGTTCCTTTGGCTCTTGGTCTCCTGTGTATATCAAACCCTAAGGTTGTCAATTGTTTGGTATTCGTTGAGCTTATCCTTGAAAGTCTTTTGGCATAGCAGTTGAGATAAATTATTTAGTCAGTTATCGTTGGTGCATTGCTCAAATGATTTTTGATGTTTTGACCTAGGTCAACGTTATGGACACATTAAGCAGACTGAGTCACGACACAGATACAGAAGTAGCAATGGTATTTTAACCTTTATACAATATGAATATTGTTACTATTAGTACACTTAGTGACAGCCTAAAGCTTGCCTGTTTGTGTGGATTCTACAGGCTGCTGTTATCTCCTTAGGGTTGATTGGTGCTGGAACCAACAATGCTAGAATAGCTGGCATGCTTCGCAACCTTTCGAGTTATTACTACAAAGAAGCTAGCCTTCTCTTCTGTGTAAGCATCTCTTGGTGTTCGTTACACAATGCAATTTAAGGTTTCTTTCCTTCCCTATGGGATCTATTAAGAGatctaatgaattatatttgCTGCTTCTGTAGGTGAGAATTGCTCAAGGTCTTGTACATTTGGGGAAAGGCCTGTTGACTCTGGCCCCTTATCATTCTGAGCGCTTCTTGCTATCCCCGTAAGTGTTTCTCCTATTTCGCAATCCTTGTAAGAACCTTTTTTATCCTTCAAGATAGAAATGATTAGGTTCTCAACATGAGGGGCTACTTTTGTTGGATCTTTCACCACTGGGTGAAgctttaaatagaaaattggtataaaacatttttatggGAGGGCTACAATAAAAGTCGGGGTCCATCTGTTTTCCTACCCTATTGTGCAATTACAACTTGATCCTTTCTCAATCAACTTATTTCTATTCTTATCCTGCCATCAAAATCAACCAATGCACTTTTGGGTAAAAATTACGAACTTCCATTTACTTGAGGAATCAAATTGCAACTACCGGCACAATTGAAGAGCAACCTTGCAAGCGAACTATGATGATACCTTTATGTGCCCATTGGTTATAGCTACCTTATCGGACAACCAATAGGTTTAATTTATGGCTAAACACCAATTTATTTCAAGAAT is a window of Diospyros lotus cultivar Yz01 chromosome 10, ASM1463336v1, whole genome shotgun sequence DNA encoding:
- the LOC127811720 gene encoding 26S proteasome non-ATPase regulatory subunit 2 homolog A; this translates as MAPDPNSASGSGTTREEASVKVPAKDLKKKDEKKDEDLSEEDLALKQQLELYVERVQDSDPGLQKVALESMRQEIRTSTSSMTSVPKPLKFLRPHYGTLKTYYETMPYSDVKKFLADILSVLAMTMSAEGERESLKYRLLGSEGDIGSWGHEYVRNLAGEIAQEYTKRQSEEAAIDDLMELVQQIVAFHMKHNAEYEAVDLLMEVEDLDLLVEHVDSTNYKRTCLYLTSAARYLPGPDDILVLDIAYTIYLKFQEETLALQIALFLDNMQYVKQVFTSCEDLLRRKQFCYILARHGVTIELDEEMVADYEEREALQEIINNTKLSEGYLTLARDIEVMEPKSPEDIYKAHLLDGRASAGASVDSARQNLAATFVNAFVNAGFGQDKLMTVPSEASSGSSSGNWLFKNKEHGKTSAAASLGMILLWDVDSGLAQIDKYFHSNDNHVIAGALLGVGIVNCGIKNDCDPALALLADYIDKEDSSIRIGAIMGLGLAYAGTQSEQIRSKLTPILGDSDVPLDVIAFTAISLGLVYVGSCNEDVAQAIIFALMDRSDSELGEPLTRLLPLGLGLLYLGKQESVEATAEVSKTFNEKIRKYCDMTLLSCAYAGTGNVLKVQHLLGQCAQHLEKGETYQGPAVLGIAMVAMAEELGLEMAIRSLEHLLQYGEQNIRRAVPLALGLLCISNPKVNVMDTLSRLSHDTDTEVAMAAVISLGLIGAGTNNARIAGMLRNLSSYYYKEASLLFCVRIAQGLVHLGKGLLTLAPYHSERFLLSPTALAGITTLLHACLDMKAIVLGKYHYVLYFIVLAMQPRMLLTVDENLKPLSVPVRVGQAVDVVGQAGRPKTITGFQTHSTPVLLAAGDRAELATEKYIPVSPILEGFVILKENPEYREER